AGGTTTCTGACAAGTCTGTTTCAGAAGTTTTTCTCTCCCTTGCCCAGGCCGAGAAAGGACATATGAAGGTTATTGCAAAAGCCATAGATAGATGCTCTTCAAAGGCAGGAGTAGAATGAAAACATTTGAACAGCTTTTTGCCGAGCTCAAAGAAAAGGCAGAGCGAAATGACCCCGAATCAGGAACTGTAAAGGCTCTGGCCAAAGGCAGGCACTTCATAGGGAAAAAGATTCTTGAAGAAGCGGGTGAAGTCTGGATTGCCGCAGAATATGAGGGTAATGAAAAAACAGCTGAGGAAATTTCCCAGCTTCTTTATCATGCCCAGGTTATGATGATTGCTTGCGGCCTTACACTTGAAGATGTTTATAAATATTTGTAATTTCAGGGATTTAAAATAATGCTTTATATAGCCTTGCCCAATAAGGGTTCCCTTTCCGAAGATGCTGTGCAGCTTGTAAAAGAAGCCGGATAT
This Desulforegula conservatrix Mb1Pa DNA region includes the following protein-coding sequences:
- a CDS encoding phosphoribosyl-ATP diphosphatase — its product is MKTFEQLFAELKEKAERNDPESGTVKALAKGRHFIGKKILEEAGEVWIAAEYEGNEKTAEEISQLLYHAQVMMIACGLTLEDVYKYL